TGTGACATAATTCATTCAGGTGCAACTGTCTCCTTCCCCAAAATATGAAGTAGTGCCTTTTATCAGAGTAGCTTATGGGCTTCCACACCATAAAAAATGCACAGCACTTCTGTCTGAACTCTCTTCATGTACTGCTAGTGGTGTGCTGGTGTGTTGTCTGATGTCTGTCTGTATTGCTATCTGTATTGTAATACCCCTAACCTTCTTAAGTGCATTACAAGCACTTCCACATACACAAGCAAAGAGTATAATTGGGATACCCTGCTTGCCTTGGAATTATAAATAGGTGGGTTTCGATTGGGCTACCCCTCAAATTCACTACAAAATGCTTGTGGTGAAACAAAACAGATTTATATTTGTTTCATGGTAAAGGGCTGTTTGATTTTGTAACTCGTGGGCAAAAGGTTATTGAGTTAATTGCCTAAACCCAGAAACAGacagaattacatatagaatccCTCATTTAGTAGGATCTCTGTGGAAACAGATCACTCACCCTGTCAAATGTTCTGTCTGAATAGCACAACGCTGAAGACAGATCATGGAGACATTCTGATTGATTACTCTAAGAATCTCATCACTGAGGATGTCATGAAGATGTTGGTCGAACTGGTAAATGGCTGCTTCTCTATCATAATGATTCAAATAACACAATTACAAATAGCCATACTGTATTTGGCATTTTTACCTACAGTCATTATAAAAACAGTCTTCTTCTGCTGTGCGTCCAGTAGCATATCAACCTTTCTGACATGGAAGGCCCATTTGCCCACCAATAGATGTATATATGTTTTCTCTAGGGCAAGTCGAGGGGGATTGAGGCCGCCAGGGACAAGATGTTCCATGGAGACAAGATCAACTTCACTGAGGTGCGTATCTGAGCTTTAGCCTGAGCGTGGTTTATTATCAATGTTATTATCATTGTGATAATGAATGGCCAAATGTAACACACCTGACACCTCAGAAATTGGTTTGAAACAAATAAATGGCACTACATACATTTGCTGTAATTcttatatcagtgtgtgtgtccttactgtATCTTCTCCACCTGTTTGGTTAGGGTCGTGCTGTGCTCCACGTGGCTCTGAGGAACCGCTCCAACCATCCCATCATGGTTGACGGACATGATGTGATGCCTGAGGTCAACAAAGTCCTGGAGAAGATGAAGGGCTTCTGCCACGTGAGTGGGAGCTGACCCAAGGGTCTCAATTTCGTAGCAATCCCCCAAATCTCTTAGTGAGACAGTTTGTATTTCCAATTTGAATAGTTACAGTACCGTTTATTCATAGAATTGCTAGCTATCTCCCTGTGGCATTCAAGGCATAACAAATGCAATTTGACTGAATTGTGTAGGCACTTTTTTCAATGGTCTACTCGTTTGTGTCTGGTGTAGAAAGTTCGCAGTGGCGAGTGGAAGGGCTGGACTGGAAAGTCCATCACAGACGTTGTCAACGTCGGCATTGGTGGATCTGACCTGGTAAGTAAAATTATTGCGTATCATTTGTTAAATtgtcaatattttttatttaattaacctttatttacctaggcaataTGATGTTTCACTATTAGGTGTGTAAGCTACCTCTGCCATCACTGTGTATTTGTTGTCTTCTTTGCCAGGGTCCTCTAATGGTGACTGAGGCTCTGAAGAACTACTCCAAGGGAGGTCCCCGTGTGCATTTTGTCTCCAACATTGACGGCACACACATCGCCAAAACCCTGGCTGAGCTCAATGCTGAGACCACCCTGTTCATCGTGGCCTCCAAGGTGCCCGCTTTTGGTTGTCTTTACCGTACCAGTGCATtcaatggttttattgttttgtctgAACACTTGAGAGAGAGATATTCGTCTTCAGAATTGGACTAAAAAAATGACAAGAAAGACAAACAAAAAGTCATTGACAAAGAGCAAATAAACTCTACAGCTGATAAAATGGACAACTCATAAAGTTCCACTCAGCTATAGCAGCAACAGTTGTTTGATACAATGGACGTTTCCAGTGAAACAAAGGGATCAGTTGGTGCTGCATGCCATGTTGTACCTTCTCTCCTATGCCTCTGCCTCTGTAGAGTGGTAGCCAAAATTATGTCTGAATGGCTTTCCTATTGTCACCCAGCCCTGAGACTGGGTGGAGAGAGCAGCATGAACTGCTAGTGGTTTAGTACTGTACACAGTAGCCTAAACACACATTTGAAATGGAATGTCTTCGGTGTTACTGTAGTGATCTAACTGTCCCTTTTCAGACTTTCACCACCCAAGAGACCATCACCAACGCAGAGTCTGCCAAGGAATGGTTCATTGAGCACGCTAAAGATGTGGGTAGCCTTTTTACCTTCATAAAAATACAGGGAAAGGAGTTGAATTCTATTACCGAAGATGAATGCAAAGTATGTTAAATTAAACATGGTCTTCTTTACAGAAATCTGCTGTTGCCAAGCACTTTGTGGCGCTCTCCACTGCCGGCGTAAGTTCTTATTTTTGCAATACACCATCATAAATGCAGTGATATGCTCTGCATGTGTTtctgtaaaataaaataacattctaATTTggttctttctttctcctctgcaGCCCTTAGTGAAGGCCTTTGGCATTGATCCTGACAACATGTTTGGCTTCTGGGATGTGAGTGCATGTTATCTGATGATGCAGAATGTCATGTGTGCATTGCATTGGGGGTAGTACAGTGCTCTTCCTGCAATGACAGGCTTTTGACGGGGGGACTTAGGCAACAGCTATAAATAGCGTAGACTTCTGACTGAAGTAGGTGCCTGGGCTCACAGGCTGGCAGCTGTGGGGTAATCAGAAGCCACCCTCTCCAGCTCTGCCCTCAAAGAGTATTATATTATTGGTAGCGACCTTCTCCCTTGGAGAGGTTACTGTAAAGGCTGGGTCGCATCAAAGGTCAGAAAGCTACATTTAGTTACATTGTTGGTATTTAAAGGGTAACGGCTCTAACATGCCGTGCCCTTTCACGTCTGAGTAAAGATAGCTGCTTGCTCTCAGAAGTAATATGTATAAAAGGCAGTGGTGTgcattcatggatgccaagggaagccaggcttccccaaaatgGACCAAGAAAGAAATATTTTGGGTCTATTCTATGTTTCATAAATGTCCTTGAATTTGCAAGAGGCTGATTGCGTGTTACCGGAGAAAGCGTCCGAGCAAACGAAACAACGCCCctctgtcaaatcaaattttattggtcacatacacatggttagcagatgttaatgcgagtgtagcgaaatgcttgtgcttctagttccgacaatgcagtaataaccaacaagtaatctaacaatttcacaacacctaccttatacacacaagtgtaaaggaatgaatatgtacatataaatgtaTGGATGAGCGATTgccaaacggcataggcaagatgcagtagatggtatagagtacagtatatacatatgagatgagtaatgtagggtatgtaaacattatataaagtggcattgtttaaagtgactagtgatacatttattacatccaatatttaaattattaaagtggctagagatttgagtcagtatgttagcagcagccactcaatgttagtgatggctgtttaacagactgatagccttgagatggaagctttttttcagtctctcggtcccagctttgatgcacctgtactgacctcaccttctggatgatagcggggcgaacaggcagtggctcgggtggttgttgtgcagacctcactaccctctggagagccttgcggttgtagGCGGAGCAGtatccgtaccaggcggtgatacaccccgacaggatgctctcgattgtgcatctgtaaaagtttgagtgtttgtgtgggtggaccatttcagtttgtctgtgatgtgtacgccgaggaacttaaaactttccaccttctccactactgtcctgtcgatgtggataggggggtgctccctctgctgtttcctgatgtccacgatcatctcctttgttttgttgacgttgacgttgagtgtgagtgtgagatttttttcctgacaccacactccaagggccctcaccttctccctgtaggccgtcttgttgttgttggtaatcaagcctaccactgtagtgttgtctgcaaacttgatgatgagttggaggcgtacatggccacacagtcacgGTACTTGTAGCgtatatctgatgctgtctggtcagaaagagtatgacattgtttccgcctgtagcattgaatgcaagggaagccagcgagcatttggcctcccttgatagaaaaataaataaaataatagccaatcagcattgatcaaaactgagtgagctcagctgtgaattgtcctggcacaccaaataaagtgtcaagggaagccagtttggatttggcttcagaccaatcacatcatAAGCCAAACATCATTATTGACAGAAAAAAACTTGAATTGTGGCATCTCGTTGTGCGgttgtcctctggtggctagctagttagataaaatcatccctttcctaaattagccatcgatggagatagggatttggactcgtggttttacttaattttcCATACTGGTCAATGATTATAATGGCGATTCTGacccaaccataaattcatacattgtttccctggcctgagaggatggaagctCAACATGTAGCCAAATGTAGTAAGGTAATGTTAACTAGCAGGCCTGCATATCGTTGCCCATGAAATGCAGTTAAGCTAGCGAGCAAGtattttagctaggtagcctaggacaacaaaaactaaaagcgtGTACTGTCATAGACCATTTAGGCAACATAAAAGAGGATgacattggcgtttctctacaagtatatatatatatatatatatatatatatatatacatacatacatacatacatacatacatacatacatacatacatacatacatacatacagtggggcaaaaaagtatttagtcagccaccaattgtgcaagttctcccacttaaaaagatgagagaggcctgtaattttcatcataggtacacttcaactatgacagacaaaataagaaaaagaaatccagaaaatcttattgtaggattttttattatttaatttgcaaattatggtggaaaataagtatttggtcacctacaaacaagcaagatttctggctctcacagacctgtaacttattatttaagaggctcctctgtcctccactcgttacctgtattaatggcacctgtttgaacttgttatcagtataaaagacacctgtccacaacctcaaacagtcacactccaaactccactatggccaagaccaaagagctgtcaaaggacaccagaaacaaaattgtagacctgcaccaggctgggaagactgaatctgcaataggtaagcagcttggtttgaagaaatcaactgtgggagcaattattaggaaatggaagacatacaagaccactgataatccccctcgatctggggctccacgcaagatctcaccccgtggggtcaaaatgatcacaagaacggtgagcaaaaatcccagaaccacacggggggacctagtgaatgacctgcagagagctgggaccaaagtaacaaagcctaccatcagtaacacactacgccgccagtaactcaaatcctgcagtgccagacgtgtccccctgcttaagccagtacatgtccaggcccgtctgaagtttgctagagagcatttggatgatccagaagaagattgggagaatgtcatatggtcagatgaaaccaaaatataactttttggtaaaaactaaactcgtcgtgtttggaggacaaataatgctgagttgcatccaaagaacatcatacctactgtgaagcatgggggtggaaacatcattctttggggatgcttttctgcaaaggggacaggacgactgcaccgtattgaggggaggatggatggggtcatgtattgcgagatcttggccaacaacctccttccctcagtaagagcattgaagatgggtcgggatgggtcttccagcatgacaatgacccgaaacacacagccagggcaactaaggagtggctccgtaagaagcatctcaaggtcctggagtggcctagccagtctccagacctgaacccaatagaaaatctttggaggtagctgaaagtccgtattgcccagcgacagccccgaaacctgaaggatctggagaaggtctgtatggaggagtgggccaaaatacctgctgcagtgtgtgcaaacctggtcaagaactacaggaaacgtatggtctctgtaattgcaaacagaggtttctgtaccaaatattacgttctgcttttctgatgtatcaaatactgatgtcatgcaataaaatgctaatgaattacttaaaaccatacaatgtgatttgtccccactgtatatatatgtacatgtgtgtgtgtatacatatagGCTACCCTGGggtggcaaggtagcctagtggttagagcgttggactagtaaccaaaaggttcaagttcaaatcctcgagctgacaaggtacaaatctgttgttctacccactgttcctaggccgtcattgaaaataagaatttgttcttaactgacttgcctggttaaataaaggtatataaaaaatatttcaaaaacacagagagaaatcaTATTTAGCTAACGTTGATcggactaaatcgtttttggtatcttttagatgtcactgtattagactaagaataggtgattagatgatgttgaaatgttgaagttaaaatggtgctggaatagtggaggcagctcctgttttcttttcaACTTGCAGTAACTCtgtgttctaaatcaatagttgttttgtCGTCCAAAAATGCAATATGTTCTGTGGACTTCACCGGTTAGATGTTTCTCTTTTTGGTTTTGTAATGAAGCaaatgtgtggttgaatttattctgccactgtgtcctcttattgtctcggccttaggcctatataatGTATCATGGTGTCATAGCGTATGAACTAACAgattatagagcaaacaatgcaattatcacaacacttgggttgtaatatggctttttttctggattGGCTTTCCCGgggattttacccacgcaccactaCTGATAAAAAGTGGCATTCGCATTGAAAATAATTATGAGAAGTGAGAATATTTAGAGGTTGGTGTCTGCCTTTTCATATATATAGGCCTACCTAGCTATTTATTACTTATTACACACggtttattatattattacccaAATGAAGTGCTGTGTAATATGAGGGATTCATTCTCTGCAGTGGGCTGAAATGTGTCACCACAGATAAATACGGGTTAATGGTAAGGAATTTCAAGACATTGTTATGGAATTTTTAGAGGCAGGGGGCCTCTTTCTGGGGCAAGCTGTAGGACCAAGTGAGTTTGGGCACAGTTCCCCGTCTCTGTGTCACTTTCAATTACGTAAGCTTCAGAGTGCTCTGAGGTTTATGAATCTTCTCCGGACACCACCAGACACCAATGAATATAAAATACATAGACCAGAATGCACAGCACTGAAATAGTCATTTGAATAAGAGTCATGTTTCTCAGGTACATAACATTGGTGTTAGGGTCATTACATTTTGGAGGGAAATAATACATGTTGCATATTCAAAGTTGTACTGTGAAAATGATTAAGCTCAAGAAATGTTTGTTGATATTGTGCACATTTCTAACCAGATTGTTGCTGTGTTTTAGTGGGTTGGTGGACGTTATTCCCTGTGGTCTTGTATTGGATTGTCCATTGCTCTGCACATCGGTATGTACATTATGTTGTAGATTTATTCTCCCGGTTTAGATATTCAAATGCTCTGATCAGCTGCCTGTACTCTACCTGAGTAGAATAACCTTTGTAATCAATTAAAAGGAGATATTTGAAGAATAACTCAAAGTCTTTGGTCTTTTCTTTCTCCCTAGGCTATGACAACTTTGAGAAGCTTCTAGAAGGGGCTCACTGGATGGTAAGTACAGCCAATTCTTCTCACTGTCCAAAGACTTGGAAACTTTTCTATTGGTCAGATGAATACGTGTGAGTTGACCCCCTCTTGTTTCTGTAGGACAACCATTTCACAACAGCCCCTGTGGAGAAGAACGCTCCCATGCTCCTGGCTCTGCTGGGTGTCTGGTACATCAACTTCTTCCAGGCCGAGACCCACGCCATGCTGCCTTATGACCAGTACATGCACCGATTCGCTGCCTACTTCCagcaggtcagtcagtcactacCAGGGTTAAGAGACTTTACTAGGGTTAAGAGTTACTACCACAGTTAAGACATGACTGAGTGTAACATAAGTAAACAGCCAAAGCAAAACACAGTGAAGAATGTGTCAGTCTGTGGCAATTTACTATAAAATCTATAcacccttggttctctccagacctgactgcccttgaccagcacaaaaacatcctgtggcgttctgcattagcatcgaatagcccccgggatatgcaacttttcaagcaagttaggaaccaatatacacaggcagttaggaaagcaaaggctagctttttcaaacaaaaaATTGCATCCTTTAGCATagactcaaaaaagttctggggacactgtaaagtccatggagaataaaagcgcctcctcccagctgcccactgcactgaggctaggaaacactgtcaccaccgataaatccactataattgagaatttcaataagcatttatcTATGGCTGACCATGCTTtcaacctggctacccctacccttgTCAACTGCcttgcaccccccacagcaactcgcccaagcctccccatttatcctttacccaaatcccgatagctgatgttctgaatgagttGCAAAATTTGGACCCCTACAagtcagcagggctagacaatctggaccctctctttttaaAATTATCTGCTGAccttgttgcaacccctattactagcctgttcaacctctctttcgtatcgtctgatattcccaaagattggaaagcagccgcggtcacccccctcttcaaaggggagacactctagacccaaactgctacagacctacatctatcctaccctgccattctaaggtcttcgaaagccaagttaacaaacagattaccaaccattttgAATCCAACTGTAGCATCTTcgcaatgcaatctggtttcagagctggtcatgggtgcacctcagccatgctcaaggccctaaacgatatcataaccgccatcgataaaagacaatactgtgcagccgtattcctcgacctggccaaggctttcgactctgtcacaatcaccacattcttatcggcagactcaacagccttggtttctcaaatgattgcctcgcctggttcaccaactacttctctgatagagttcagtgtgtcaaatcggagggcctgttgtccggacctctggcagtctctatgggggtgccaaagggttcaattctcgggccaactctcttctctgtatacatcaatgatgtcgctctggctgctggtgattctctgatccacctctacgcagacaacaccattctgtatacttctggcccttttttggacactgtgttaactaacctccacacaagcttcaatgccatacaactctccttccgtgacctccaactgctcttaaatgcaagtaaaactaaatgcatgctcttcaacggatcgctgcccgcacctgcctgcccgtccagcctcactactctggacggttctgacttagaatatgtggacaactacaaatacctaggagtctggttagattgtaaactctccttccagactcacattaagcatctccaatccaaaattaaatctagaatcggcttcctatttcgcaacaaagcctccttcactcatgctgccaaacataccctcgtaaaactgactatcctcccgatccttgacttcggcgatgtcatttacaaaatagcctccaacactctactcagcaaatttgaTGCAGtcgatcacagtgccatccgttttgtcaccaaagccccatatactacccaccactgcgacctgtacgctctcgttggctggccctcgcttcatactcgtcgccaggtcgcagttgtaaatgagaacttgttctcaactagcctacctggttaaataaaggtaaaataaaaaatgaaataaattaaaCACCCACTCCTTGCCCTGAAGGTAGGATGTGGTCGTATATTGTCAGATTTGTATTTAtcaaatggaaatgtgttttacTGTGCATACCAAGTCTAGGTTAAATAGCCTGATAATGTTGTTTTAGTATTAGTTTACATTTAACTGAAACAGAACACTGAAGATGTTAAATTCATGTGATGTCTATAGGGTGACATGGAGTCCAATGGAAAGTACATCACTATCCATGGCAAACGTGTCAACTACCATACCGGCCCCATTGTATGGGGAGAGCCTGGCACCAACGGACAGCACGCCTTCTACCAGCTCATTCACCAAGGTACTGCCTCCTTAAAGGAACTGTCCAGTTAAAATCTGacttttaaaagttcatattctcttaactcatacccaaataatgttgctGACTGGTCCATAAGCTCTTCAACAATGGATGAGTATGTATGTTATGGAAGAGTAATATGTTATTAGTCACAGATGCAGTGTTACTGCTGTGTCCTCCACAGGAACTCGCATGGTCCCCGCTGACTTCCTCATCCCTGCCCAGACACAGCACCCCATCAGGGAAAGTAAGCACCATAAGGTAGGCTACCCCTACAGGACACATCTTCCAGCACTACCAACCCACTGGGaacaaactggttaaatcaacattgtttcaacgtaatttgtcaacgtattgtgacatGTAATCTATGTGTAAAATACATTGGATCTAAAATATGTTGAATCTGTACCAtttaaaacaatgtcagatcttcAAAAGAATAGGCTGGGCAGCTCCTCCTACTGGAGAATGTATCTATCTACAGCTAACCTTTGTCCTCCCATCCAGGCttttaaccaagcccagcacTGCTTAGCAATGATATTTGTTTCGGACAATTACCAATATGCTATtgtgagaatgattgttgagagATCTCCACTTAAAAATGAATGAGATTCACTGTTGCTGTCAAGTCATTCCAAAGGgaaggtttaacagagcaaattaaatgtgaCCATACTTTACCACTCATATATCATAAATGATACTATTTAGGACTATATAGCATTTTCAAAAtaatcaacagctattgttttaATTCAACAGAAAAAATAGACCATACAATAGGCCTTGGGTTTCAAGCtgtggttgatttcaaatgtaatgatattttgttttattgaattgtgtttggtttatttacaaattaataattgatatgttggattcctgtctccatctcaaccaaaaattgaagttaaagaataggactaaatcaaatcaaactttatttcaaGTGCATTTgaaatttgaaattatttttatttaatcccaTTAAttaatttagatttttggttgagatggagatgtaaTCCagcatatcaattattaatttgtagacaaactaaAATGAaccccagactaagtcagtggcacagatggaactatccacaATGAAGATAagtctccttcaaatgttgatatttggttgcgttgacaaccaaacacaattcaatatcacttttgacATACAATAAATACTGTAGCCTATTATTAACTTAACaaatgatatgttggattcacgtctccaactcaGCCAAAAAGTTAAAGAATGGGATTTAGCCCGTGGCTCAGATGGAGCTATCCAAGCAGTAGatacatctcctttaaatgttgaaATTTGGTTGCATTGTCAAGCAAACAAAATTCAGCACTACTTTTGTA
This sequence is a window from Oncorhynchus clarkii lewisi isolate Uvic-CL-2024 chromosome 26, UVic_Ocla_1.0, whole genome shotgun sequence. Protein-coding genes within it:
- the LOC139384761 gene encoding glucose-6-phosphate isomerase b; translated protein: MGLTHDPTFQKLEKWYHEHALHLNMRKMFEEDKERFHKFSTTLKTDHGDILIDYSKNLITEDVMKMLVELGKSRGIEAARDKMFHGDKINFTEGRAVLHVALRNRSNHPIMVDGHDVMPEVNKVLEKMKGFCHKVRSGEWKGWTGKSITDVVNVGIGGSDLGPLMVTEALKNYSKGGPRVHFVSNIDGTHIAKTLAELNAETTLFIVASKTFTTQETITNAESAKEWFIEHAKDKSAVAKHFVALSTAGPLVKAFGIDPDNMFGFWDWVGGRYSLWSCIGLSIALHIGYDNFEKLLEGAHWMDNHFTTAPVEKNAPMLLALLGVWYINFFQAETHAMLPYDQYMHRFAAYFQQGDMESNGKYITIHGKRVNYHTGPIVWGEPGTNGQHAFYQLIHQGTRMVPADFLIPAQTQHPIRESKHHKILMANFLAQTEALMKGKTTEEAKKELEAGGLTGEALETILPHKVFQGNKPTNSIVFKKLNPFTLGALIAMYEHKIFVQGVMWEINSFDQWGVELGKALCKKIEPELHGSSEVHSHDSSTNGLINFIKKNHA